Proteins encoded by one window of Chthonomonadales bacterium:
- a CDS encoding glycoside hydrolase family 127 protein encodes MRIWRVALALAGALSILVGRAIAQQPPGGLARAGTAAAADRMSLAAPRAVKLGGLLGDRFAANATNRLARVNEQELLDGFRHRPGAQAWIGEHVGKWLHAASLTWDRTRDPALRTKIDRVAGALIATQEPGGYLGTYVPGKRWGLYPDADWDVWVHKYDLIGLLTCYQYTRNPAALAAARRIGDLLIATFGPGRRSLNGAGKHVGMAATSVLEPMVLLYRATADRRYLGFARYLVGAWDEPGGAAILSSLRRYGSVRRVANGKAYEMLSNLCGLCELYRATGDRTLLAPVLAAWRDIVANRLYITGSGSSHEHWQTDHDLPNAEGDRICETCVTVTWLQLNLQLLRITGEARYADQLERTALNHLLGAQKPSGDAWCYYTPLEGRKPYRASVSCCLSSGPRGVALLPTFVYGVEPGAIAVNLYAPSRADLTLPGGGRVALRQTTGYPYVSASRIEVERAPAAITLRLRVPPWLRGLRVRVNGRPVAAPVGADGYAALKRRWRAGDRVDLDLGVGLRLVKGEHGNAGRVALEWGPLVLAADEAHNRGLRPITRAAIRVPAGRPAATRVARGVFTARGLWQGGGDARPRETPLTLVPFLDAGVDGSRVEVWLRTQPSPAPTNASLLAFGHEARSRPGNQFGSLCDEDPATFCVTFDGTRQGEDWYAVWASAPVRIGRVRFCHGQVFHDGGWFDTTAGKPRIEVRRTPGGPWEPIALLVSYPECGPRNPPVGIRDGEAFEARFAPVSAVGVRVVGYPACGDNPGQAFSSCGELQAFAR; translated from the coding sequence ATGCGAATCTGGAGGGTCGCTCTCGCGCTGGCGGGAGCGCTCAGCATACTCGTGGGCAGGGCGATAGCGCAGCAGCCGCCTGGCGGATTGGCGCGAGCCGGGACCGCCGCGGCAGCGGATCGAATGAGCCTGGCCGCGCCTCGCGCCGTTAAGCTCGGCGGACTGCTGGGCGATCGCTTCGCGGCGAACGCGACGAACCGGCTCGCCCGAGTCAACGAGCAGGAGCTGCTGGACGGTTTCCGCCACCGGCCGGGCGCGCAGGCGTGGATCGGCGAGCACGTTGGCAAATGGCTGCACGCCGCCTCCCTCACGTGGGACCGCACCCGCGACCCGGCGCTCCGCACCAAGATCGACCGCGTGGCCGGCGCCCTGATCGCCACGCAAGAGCCCGGCGGCTACCTGGGAACCTACGTGCCAGGGAAGCGCTGGGGCCTCTACCCCGACGCCGACTGGGACGTGTGGGTGCACAAGTACGATCTGATCGGGCTGCTGACATGCTACCAGTACACGCGCAACCCCGCCGCTCTGGCGGCCGCACGCCGGATCGGCGACCTGCTGATCGCCACGTTCGGGCCGGGGCGGAGGAGCCTCAATGGGGCCGGAAAGCACGTTGGAATGGCCGCGACGAGCGTGCTCGAACCGATGGTGCTGCTCTACCGGGCCACAGCCGACCGGCGCTACCTTGGGTTCGCGCGCTACCTGGTCGGCGCATGGGACGAGCCCGGCGGCGCCGCGATCCTCTCGTCGCTGCGCCGGTACGGCTCGGTTCGACGGGTCGCCAACGGCAAGGCCTATGAGATGCTCTCGAACCTGTGCGGCTTGTGCGAGCTCTACCGCGCCACGGGCGATCGGACGCTGCTGGCGCCCGTGCTCGCCGCGTGGCGGGACATCGTGGCGAATCGGCTCTACATCACCGGCAGCGGGAGCAGCCACGAGCACTGGCAGACCGACCATGACCTTCCCAACGCCGAGGGCGACCGCATCTGCGAGACCTGCGTCACCGTGACCTGGCTTCAGCTGAACCTGCAGTTGCTGCGCATCACGGGCGAGGCCCGCTATGCCGACCAGCTCGAGCGGACGGCCTTGAACCATCTTCTCGGGGCGCAGAAGCCTTCCGGCGATGCCTGGTGCTACTACACGCCGCTGGAGGGCCGCAAGCCCTACCGCGCTTCCGTGAGCTGCTGCCTTTCGAGCGGACCGCGCGGCGTCGCGCTGCTGCCAACGTTCGTGTACGGGGTTGAGCCCGGCGCCATCGCCGTCAACCTGTACGCACCCTCGCGCGCCGACCTCACCCTGCCTGGCGGCGGTCGCGTCGCCCTTCGCCAGACGACCGGCTACCCGTACGTCTCCGCATCGCGCATCGAGGTCGAGCGCGCGCCGGCCGCCATCACCCTGCGGCTGCGCGTGCCTCCGTGGCTTCGCGGCCTTCGCGTCCGCGTGAACGGCCGGCCGGTGGCCGCGCCGGTTGGGGCGGACGGCTACGCCGCGCTGAAGCGGCGCTGGCGGGCAGGCGATCGGGTAGACCTCGATCTGGGTGTCGGGTTGCGTCTGGTGAAGGGTGAGCATGGGAACGCCGGGCGTGTCGCGCTGGAGTGGGGCCCGCTCGTCCTCGCCGCCGATGAGGCGCACAACCGCGGCCTCCGGCCCATCACGCGCGCTGCGATTCGCGTGCCAGCGGGTCGCCCCGCCGCCACCCGAGTCGCCAGAGGGGTGTTCACCGCCCGCGGACTGTGGCAAGGCGGCGGCGACGCTCGCCCGCGCGAGACGCCGCTCACGCTCGTGCCCTTCCTCGACGCTGGCGTTGACGGCTCGCGCGTGGAGGTGTGGCTGCGGACGCAGCCGTCGCCGGCGCCCACCAACGCCTCGCTGCTCGCGTTCGGGCATGAGGCGCGTTCGCGACCGGGGAACCAGTTCGGCTCGCTCTGCGACGAGGACCCGGCAACCTTCTGCGTCACGTTCGATGGAACGCGGCAGGGCGAGGACTGGTACGCCGTGTGGGCGTCCGCCCCGGTGCGGATCGGGCGGGTACGCTTCTGCCACGGCCAGGTGTTCCACGACGGCGGCTGGTTCGACACAACAGCGGGCAAGCCGCGTATCGAAGTCCGACGCACGCCCGGCGGGCCGTGGGAGCCGATCGCCTTGCTGGTCAGCTACCCGGAATGCGGCCCGCGGAACCCCCCGGTCGGGATCCGGGATGGGGAGGCGTTCGAGGCGCGGTTCGCGCCTGTGAGCGCGGTCGGCGTGAGGGTCGTGGGCTATCCGGCGTGCGGCGACAACCCGGGCCAGGCGTTCAGCTCCTGCGGGGAGCTCCAGGCCTTCGCCCGCTAG
- a CDS encoding prepilin-type N-terminal cleavage/methylation domain-containing protein, whose product MAPRARSGFTLIELLTVIAIIAVIAAIAFPVFSRVRENARQTTCISNMHELYVKANLYRQDYDAYPPLLLGHAERADGQPWQAGDATPPVPANRIQMGLLYPRFVKSIETFRCPDNAVSDLTAVTSASFPTNAGWTGPATYQSHGLPFQPADTPIPYYKADSYDISASLADPTSFVIVYARDWTAAQAQGADTRQDKPNQMKFPEPPLDRTILTWCNYHVTTAGGTRCPVILLSGTARTMDAKQVAQQSWNAGGQ is encoded by the coding sequence ATGGCGCCTCGCGCGCGCAGCGGCTTCACGCTCATAGAGCTCCTCACCGTGATCGCTATTATCGCCGTGATCGCGGCGATCGCGTTTCCGGTGTTCAGCCGGGTCCGCGAGAACGCCCGGCAGACCACCTGCATCTCCAACATGCACGAGTTGTATGTGAAGGCCAACCTCTATCGGCAGGACTATGACGCCTACCCGCCCCTGCTGCTCGGCCATGCCGAGCGGGCCGACGGCCAGCCGTGGCAGGCCGGCGATGCCACGCCGCCGGTTCCGGCCAACCGGATCCAGATGGGCCTGCTCTATCCCCGGTTCGTCAAGAGCATCGAGACGTTCCGCTGCCCGGACAACGCGGTCTCCGACCTGACGGCCGTCACCTCCGCCTCGTTCCCGACCAATGCCGGGTGGACGGGTCCCGCGACCTACCAATCGCACGGGCTCCCGTTCCAGCCCGCCGACACGCCGATCCCATACTACAAGGCCGATTCCTACGACATCTCGGCCAGCCTGGCCGATCCAACCTCCTTCGTGATCGTCTATGCGCGCGACTGGACCGCCGCGCAGGCGCAGGGAGCCGATACGAGGCAGGACAAGCCCAACCAGATGAAGTTCCCCGAGCCGCCGCTCGACCGGACGATCCTGACCTGGTGCAACTACCACGTCACGACCGCCGGCGGGACGCGGTGCCCGGTGATCCTGCTCTCCGGCACGGCGCGCACCATGGACGCCAAGCAGGTCGCTCAACAGTCGTGGAACGCCGGCGGGCAGTGA
- a CDS encoding DNA polymerase III subunit alpha produces the protein MPHPGFVHLHTHSEFSLLDGAARLDRLVQQASDLGMPALALTDHGVMYGALDFYRKCLDAGIKPILGVEAYVAPGSHRDRSPRAGKNAYHMLLLATNLQGYKNLLKLTTIAAVDGFYSKPRIDRDLLAAHREGIIATSACLGGEVCTALLAGSYENARDAAGFYRDLFGRDNYYIELQNHSLPEQARCNEDLLRIARELGLQVICTNDVHYLTSDDAYAHDVLLCIGTGATVHDTNRLRYNSEQFYMKSAREMYETFRDLPAALEQTTEIAERCDLRLEFGRAPMPTPSIPDGHTAQSYLRELALAGLDRKLDRSSDRYRERLEYELGVVEQTGFAQYMLIVRDFARFARERGIFYGVRGSAAGSLTSFCVDITDIDPVEYDLTFERFLNPERIQMPDIDMDFEDSRRQEVIEYVTDKYGRDHVAQIVTFGTLAARAAIKDAGRALAMPLPDVNRLVGMIPTMPLGITIGRALEDNPELKDLYVREPDVRNLLDTARRLEGISRHASVHAAGVIISHEPLVEYTPLQRAADGGLVTQYPAGALEVIGLLKMDFLGLINLSILGRCIDNIRDSTGQEIRVQDIPLDDSRAFELLGRGDTTGIFQLESAGMRRYVTDLKPTSVRDLAAMVALYRPGPMAHIPTFIRAKHGMEKTHYAHERLEPILEETYGVIVYQDQVLRIAQAIAGYTLGQADILRRAMGKKKKSEMARERENFIAGAVANGVGRRKASEIFDLIEPFAGYAFNKAHSVCYAMLAYQTAYLKAHYPVPYMAALMACYIGKPDKVATCLEECARMRIALLRPDINLSGVDFAAEGDSIRFGLAGIKNVGRAAVDVVLAARAEAGPFTSLGDFCVRTHAHGNVTRAAIEALIQSGAFDSLHSCRRALVEALDAAYQMASSAHRDREAGQACLFGGDEGRGASPIEVPLPDVPEFARDQLLAFEKDLLGFYLSGHPLEKHRQRLAREARATVASLSERAHNEEVTLGGIIASVKPFISKKSREPMAYLTLEDFTGMAAVTVFPSVFREYRKQLQKDGIVVLRGRVSVRERVRDDDEGERHVEVLADEIRAVANGLNGDGADHGQSIHIRVDRGKREMLRLVRGALEQCRGESPVYLHVAVNGATRKVVAMLTADPSDALRGTLERLVGRQAVWLE, from the coding sequence ATGCCTCACCCGGGGTTTGTCCACCTGCACACACACTCGGAGTTCTCCTTGCTGGACGGCGCCGCGCGGCTCGATCGCCTCGTGCAGCAGGCGTCCGACCTTGGCATGCCCGCGCTGGCCCTCACCGACCACGGCGTCATGTACGGCGCCCTGGACTTCTACCGTAAGTGCCTCGACGCCGGCATCAAGCCCATCCTCGGAGTGGAAGCCTACGTGGCGCCGGGCAGCCACCGCGACCGCTCGCCGCGCGCCGGCAAGAACGCCTACCATATGCTCCTGCTGGCCACCAACCTGCAGGGCTACAAGAACCTCCTGAAGCTCACGACGATCGCGGCCGTGGACGGCTTCTACTCGAAGCCTCGGATCGACCGCGACCTGCTGGCCGCCCACCGCGAGGGCATCATCGCCACGAGCGCCTGCCTTGGCGGCGAGGTGTGCACGGCGCTCCTGGCCGGCAGCTACGAGAACGCGCGCGACGCGGCCGGCTTCTACCGCGACCTGTTCGGCCGCGACAACTACTACATCGAGCTTCAGAACCACTCCCTGCCCGAGCAGGCCCGCTGCAACGAGGACCTTCTGCGCATCGCCCGTGAGCTCGGCCTGCAGGTGATCTGCACCAATGACGTCCACTATCTGACCAGCGATGACGCCTACGCGCACGACGTGCTGCTCTGCATCGGTACCGGCGCGACCGTCCACGACACGAACCGTCTGCGCTACAACTCCGAGCAGTTCTACATGAAGTCGGCGCGCGAGATGTACGAGACGTTCCGGGACCTGCCCGCCGCGCTGGAGCAGACGACCGAGATCGCCGAGCGATGCGACCTGCGTCTGGAGTTCGGGCGCGCGCCGATGCCGACACCGAGCATCCCGGACGGCCACACGGCCCAGAGCTACCTGCGCGAGCTCGCCCTCGCGGGCCTCGACCGCAAGCTCGATCGGTCCAGCGACCGCTACCGTGAGCGCCTCGAGTACGAGCTCGGCGTCGTTGAGCAGACGGGCTTCGCCCAGTACATGCTCATCGTCCGCGACTTCGCCCGCTTCGCGCGCGAGCGCGGCATCTTCTATGGCGTGCGTGGCTCCGCCGCCGGCTCGCTCACCTCCTTCTGCGTCGACATCACCGATATCGACCCCGTCGAGTACGACCTGACCTTCGAGCGGTTCCTGAATCCCGAGCGCATCCAGATGCCGGACATCGACATGGACTTCGAGGATTCCCGGCGCCAGGAGGTCATCGAGTACGTCACCGACAAGTACGGGCGCGATCACGTGGCCCAGATCGTCACGTTCGGTACGTTGGCGGCGCGCGCCGCCATCAAGGACGCGGGCCGAGCTCTCGCGATGCCGCTGCCGGACGTGAACCGCCTCGTGGGCATGATCCCCACGATGCCACTGGGCATCACCATCGGCCGCGCGCTGGAGGACAACCCCGAGCTCAAGGACCTCTACGTGCGCGAGCCCGATGTGCGCAACCTGCTGGACACAGCGCGCCGCCTCGAGGGCATCTCGCGTCACGCCAGCGTGCACGCGGCCGGCGTCATCATCTCCCACGAGCCGCTCGTGGAGTACACGCCGCTGCAGCGCGCAGCGGACGGCGGCCTGGTCACCCAGTACCCCGCCGGTGCGCTCGAGGTGATCGGCCTGCTCAAGATGGATTTCCTCGGTCTCATCAACCTGTCCATCCTGGGCCGCTGCATCGACAACATCCGCGACTCCACCGGCCAGGAGATCCGGGTGCAGGACATACCACTCGACGACTCGAGGGCGTTCGAGTTGCTGGGGCGCGGCGACACCACCGGCATCTTCCAGCTCGAGAGCGCCGGCATGCGCCGCTATGTAACGGATCTCAAGCCGACCTCTGTGCGCGATCTGGCGGCGATGGTGGCGCTCTACCGGCCCGGTCCGATGGCGCACATCCCCACGTTCATCCGCGCCAAGCACGGCATGGAGAAGACCCACTACGCCCACGAGCGCCTCGAGCCCATCCTCGAGGAGACCTACGGGGTCATCGTCTACCAGGACCAGGTGCTCCGCATCGCGCAGGCCATCGCCGGCTACACGCTCGGGCAGGCGGACATCCTCCGCCGCGCCATGGGCAAGAAGAAGAAGAGCGAGATGGCCAGGGAGCGCGAGAACTTCATCGCGGGCGCGGTAGCCAATGGGGTCGGCAGGAGAAAGGCGAGCGAGATCTTCGACCTGATCGAGCCGTTCGCCGGCTATGCCTTCAATAAGGCGCACTCCGTCTGCTACGCCATGCTCGCCTACCAGACCGCCTACTTGAAGGCGCACTACCCCGTTCCGTACATGGCCGCGCTGATGGCGTGCTACATCGGCAAGCCCGACAAGGTGGCGACCTGTCTGGAGGAGTGCGCGCGAATGCGCATCGCGCTCCTGCGACCCGACATCAACCTGTCCGGCGTGGACTTCGCCGCCGAGGGCGACTCGATCCGGTTCGGCCTTGCGGGCATCAAGAACGTGGGCCGCGCGGCCGTCGACGTCGTTCTGGCGGCTCGCGCCGAGGCCGGGCCGTTCACCTCGCTCGGTGACTTCTGTGTGCGCACACACGCGCACGGCAACGTGACGCGCGCCGCGATCGAGGCGCTGATCCAGTCTGGCGCCTTCGACTCGCTGCATTCGTGCCGCCGCGCCCTCGTCGAGGCGCTGGATGCGGCCTACCAGATGGCCTCCAGCGCTCACCGCGACCGCGAGGCCGGCCAGGCGTGCCTTTTCGGTGGGGACGAGGGCCGCGGCGCCTCGCCCATCGAGGTTCCGCTGCCCGACGTGCCGGAGTTCGCGCGCGACCAGCTCCTGGCCTTCGAGAAGGACCTCCTGGGCTTCTACCTGTCTGGCCATCCGCTGGAGAAGCACCGCCAGCGGCTGGCCAGGGAGGCCCGCGCCACCGTGGCCTCTCTCTCGGAGCGGGCGCACAACGAGGAAGTCACCCTCGGGGGCATCATCGCCAGCGTGAAGCCGTTCATCTCCAAGAAGAGCCGCGAGCCCATGGCCTACCTGACGCTGGAGGACTTCACGGGGATGGCCGCGGTGACCGTGTTTCCGTCCGTGTTCCGCGAGTACCGCAAGCAGTTGCAGAAGGACGGCATCGTTGTGCTACGCGGGCGCGTCTCGGTTCGTGAGCGCGTGCGTGACGACGACGAGGGGGAGCGGCACGTGGAGGTGCTCGCCGATGAGATCCGCGCCGTGGCCAACGGCCTCAACGGCGATGGCGCCGACCACGGCCAGTCCATCCACATCCGGGTGGATCGCGGCAAGCGCGAGATGCTACGGCTCGTGCGCGGCGCGCTGGAGCAGTGCCGTGGGGAGTCACCGGTCTACCTGCACGTGGCGGTGAACGGCGCCACGCGCAAGGTGGTGGCCATGCTCACGGCAGACCCGAGCGACGCGCTGCGGGGCACCCTTGAGCGCCTGGTGGGCCGCCAGGCCGTCTGGCTGGAGTAG
- a CDS encoding DUF2092 domain-containing protein produces MRTLALVALVLALGPGAAGADEAAEAARVLAEAARAYRGLHVLSQETTFTGDSGTFARPVRTHLVFRRPNRLLLELWQKTPDRPEPVVTRCVCDGETLWVYREAQGYYTRDRAPKDARAFLDLGASLELAAIAGIDPFAGLAKQTRLRLLPGEVVDGVMTDLVAVDVSGDRLAEARLYVGRQDRLIRRFVYDAPEKRLGGERLSEGARDTQNLTLPAIRYQYDNAVSPDTKPPDSVFRWQAPPGAMEFRPLSQLLGPGERRGGRPGYVIVDGKGEGRRVKPLSMRDLIDMAHRQKRR; encoded by the coding sequence ATGAGGACGCTGGCCCTGGTCGCTCTAGTGCTCGCCCTCGGGCCGGGCGCCGCTGGCGCGGACGAGGCCGCCGAGGCCGCGCGAGTGCTCGCGGAGGCGGCGAGGGCCTACCGGGGGTTGCACGTCCTCTCGCAGGAGACCACATTCACCGGCGACAGCGGCACATTCGCGCGGCCCGTCCGGACGCACCTCGTCTTTCGGCGCCCGAACCGGCTGCTGCTGGAGCTATGGCAGAAGACGCCCGATCGCCCGGAGCCGGTCGTCACGCGATGCGTCTGCGATGGCGAGACGCTCTGGGTCTACCGCGAGGCGCAGGGGTACTACACTCGGGACCGGGCGCCGAAGGACGCGCGGGCCTTTCTTGACCTCGGCGCCAGCCTCGAGCTCGCCGCCATTGCCGGCATCGACCCGTTCGCTGGCCTGGCGAAGCAGACTCGCCTGCGGCTGCTACCGGGCGAGGTGGTCGATGGGGTGATGACCGACCTCGTTGCCGTCGACGTGAGCGGCGACCGCCTGGCGGAGGCGCGGCTCTACGTGGGGCGGCAGGACCGCCTGATCCGCCGCTTCGTCTACGACGCGCCGGAGAAGCGCCTGGGCGGCGAGAGGCTGTCCGAGGGCGCGCGCGACACGCAGAACCTGACTCTGCCGGCGATCCGCTATCAGTACGACAACGCGGTGTCTCCGGACACGAAGCCGCCGGACTCGGTGTTCCGGTGGCAGGCGCCGCCCGGAGCGATGGAGTTTCGCCCGCTGAGCCAGCTTCTGGGGCCCGGCGAGCGCAGAGGGGGGCGTCCCGGCTACGTGATCGTCGATGGCAAGGGGGAGGGGCGTCGCGTCAAGCCGCTGAGTATGCGCGACCTGATCGACATGGCGCACCGGCAGAAGCGTCGCTAG
- a CDS encoding serine hydrolase — MSERTARRRHGALLAAIDEVATDFDGCIALAARELTEGASVAYHADRKCPTASVIKLPILVHVLLLAREGLLGLDEPLTLRDEDKVPGSGILTRLTAGLTLSVRDACTLMVALSDNTATNLLIDRVGVHPVNERMRALGLAETTLHRKVFSQGPPVSASNRRYGLGVTTPREMLRLLRLLHEGRVGDAATCTLARKILGTQQATDGIPRMLPRGCAFEGKGGAVDAVRNDVGIVTLPNGRAVAMAIFCSRMPAPVWTADNPGLLVIARLARMVVDGLARADEVPG; from the coding sequence GTGAGCGAGAGGACGGCGCGACGGCGCCACGGCGCGCTACTGGCGGCGATCGACGAGGTGGCCACCGACTTCGACGGCTGCATCGCCTTGGCCGCGCGCGAGTTGACCGAAGGCGCGTCGGTGGCCTACCACGCCGACCGCAAATGCCCCACCGCGAGCGTCATCAAGCTCCCGATCCTGGTGCACGTGCTGTTGCTGGCCCGGGAGGGCCTCCTCGGCCTGGACGAGCCGCTCACCCTGCGCGACGAGGACAAGGTGCCGGGCTCCGGCATCCTGACACGGCTTACCGCTGGTCTGACGCTCTCCGTGCGCGATGCCTGCACGCTCATGGTCGCTCTCTCAGACAACACCGCCACGAACCTGCTCATCGACCGCGTCGGCGTGCACCCTGTGAACGAGCGCATGCGCGCGCTCGGGCTCGCTGAAACGACGCTGCACCGCAAGGTCTTCAGCCAGGGGCCGCCCGTGTCGGCGTCCAACCGGCGCTACGGCCTAGGAGTCACCACGCCGCGCGAGATGCTGCGGCTGCTGCGGCTGCTCCACGAGGGTCGCGTCGGCGACGCGGCAACCTGCACGCTCGCCCGCAAGATCCTGGGCACGCAGCAGGCGACCGACGGCATACCGCGGATGCTGCCTCGGGGCTGCGCGTTCGAGGGCAAGGGCGGCGCGGTCGACGCGGTGCGCAACGACGTGGGAATCGTGACCCTGCCGAACGGCCGCGCCGTGGCGATGGCGATCTTCTGCAGCCGGATGCCGGCGCCGGTGTGGACGGCGGACAACCCCGGTCTCCTGGTAATCGCCCGTCTGGCGCGAATGGTCGTCGACGGCCTCGCACGCGCCGATGAGGTCCCGGGCTGA
- the trmFO gene encoding methylenetetrahydrofolate--tRNA-(uracil(54)-C(5))-methyltransferase (FADH(2)-oxidizing) TrmFO, whose product MDGSVTIIGGGFAGVEAAWAAASRGSRVVLHEMRPARMTAVHQTGDLAELVCSNSFKSDLPTNASGILKREMRALGSLTLAVAERHRVPAGEALAVDREPFAREITARLGAHPCVHIVRGEVTEVPASRPLVLATGPLTSESLATSMARITGAESLYFYDAVAPTITLESIDTSKVFRASRRGRHTALPNADSEGGPGRATGEEGDYLNCPMAREEYLAFHQALAGAEVSASHNPEDEGVPYFEMCLPVEELARRGPRTLAYGPMKPIGLTDPRTGQRPYAVVQLRQENRDGTLWGLVGFQSRLKWGEQRRVFRMIPGLEGAEFVRYGVMHRNTYVCSPRILGLDAQLREHPGVFLAGQITGVEGYLESAAIGIVAGLNAHRTLAGEPAVTPPRPTALGSLCHYLVETPPAHFAPMNANFGIMPELDQPVRDKRRKAEARSERARAEMDHWLAEVR is encoded by the coding sequence ATGGACGGCTCGGTCACGATCATCGGCGGCGGATTCGCCGGCGTGGAAGCCGCATGGGCGGCCGCCTCGCGCGGCTCGCGGGTGGTGCTTCATGAGATGCGTCCCGCGCGCATGACCGCCGTGCACCAGACCGGGGACCTCGCCGAGCTGGTCTGCTCCAACTCCTTCAAGTCGGACCTGCCCACCAACGCCAGCGGCATTCTGAAGCGCGAGATGCGCGCCCTTGGCTCGCTCACCCTGGCCGTGGCCGAACGGCACCGCGTTCCCGCGGGCGAGGCGCTGGCAGTTGACCGCGAGCCCTTCGCCCGCGAGATCACGGCGAGGCTCGGCGCGCATCCGTGCGTCCACATCGTTCGCGGCGAGGTGACCGAGGTCCCGGCGAGCCGGCCTCTGGTGCTCGCCACCGGCCCTCTCACCTCCGAGTCGCTCGCCACCTCGATGGCGCGGATCACCGGCGCCGAGTCGCTTTACTTCTACGACGCAGTCGCCCCGACGATCACCCTCGAGAGCATCGATACGTCGAAGGTCTTCCGGGCCTCCCGGCGCGGGCGCCACACCGCGCTCCCCAACGCGGACTCCGAGGGCGGGCCCGGACGCGCGACCGGCGAGGAAGGCGACTACCTCAACTGCCCGATGGCCCGGGAGGAGTACCTGGCCTTCCACCAGGCGCTGGCCGGGGCGGAGGTGAGCGCCTCGCACAACCCCGAGGACGAGGGCGTGCCCTACTTCGAGATGTGTCTGCCCGTGGAGGAGCTGGCCCGCCGCGGGCCGCGCACGCTGGCCTACGGCCCGATGAAGCCGATCGGCCTGACGGATCCGCGCACCGGCCAGCGCCCGTACGCCGTGGTGCAGCTCCGGCAGGAGAACCGTGACGGGACGCTCTGGGGGCTCGTGGGCTTCCAGAGCCGCCTGAAGTGGGGCGAGCAGAGGCGCGTCTTCCGCATGATCCCGGGCCTGGAGGGCGCGGAGTTCGTGCGCTATGGGGTGATGCATCGCAACACCTACGTGTGCTCGCCGCGAATACTGGGCCTGGACGCGCAGCTTCGCGAGCACCCCGGCGTGTTCCTGGCGGGCCAGATCACTGGCGTGGAGGGCTACCTGGAGTCCGCGGCCATCGGCATCGTGGCCGGGCTGAACGCCCACCGGACGCTCGCGGGGGAGCCCGCCGTGACGCCGCCGCGGCCCACCGCGCTCGGGTCTCTCTGCCACTACCTTGTGGAGACGCCACCCGCGCACTTCGCCCCGATGAACGCCAACTTCGGCATCATGCCCGAGCTCGATCAGCCCGTTCGTGACAAGCGCCGCAAGGCGGAGGCACGCTCCGAGCGCGCGCGTGCGGAGATGGACCACTGGCTGGCGGAGGTCCGGTGA